The following coding sequences lie in one Pontibacter sp. G13 genomic window:
- a CDS encoding chalcone isomerase family protein, translated as MRILVLIGLMAMLMLPAQAQTRKVSSVELNETESFDGNSLQLNGAGVRSKYFMDLYVGALYLTEKSSSSGEIIKSTQPQAIRLHIISSLITSEKMISSTEEGFENATGDNTAPISAEIKQFIDAFSAPIEKGDIFDMVNTADGVKVYKNAKLLTTVKGAAFKEALFGIWLGADPAQSSLKRGMLGLK; from the coding sequence ATGAGAATACTAGTTCTGATCGGCCTGATGGCCATGTTGATGTTGCCGGCACAGGCGCAAACTCGCAAAGTGTCCAGTGTAGAGTTGAATGAAACCGAATCTTTTGACGGGAACAGCCTCCAGCTGAATGGCGCGGGGGTACGGTCCAAGTACTTCATGGATCTCTATGTGGGCGCCTTGTACTTGACCGAAAAGTCCTCTTCTTCTGGAGAAATCATCAAATCCACCCAGCCCCAGGCCATCCGTCTCCACATCATCTCCTCGCTGATCACCAGTGAAAAGATGATCTCCTCGACTGAGGAGGGATTCGAGAATGCAACGGGCGATAACACAGCTCCGATCTCGGCCGAGATCAAGCAGTTCATCGATGCCTTCAGCGCCCCGATCGAGAAGGGCGACATCTTCGACATGGTGAATACCGCCGATGGAGTGAAGGTGTACAAGAACGCCAAGCTACTCACTACGGTGAAGGGCGCGGCCTTCAAAGAGGCGCTATTCGGGATCTGGCTAGGGGCCGATCCTGCCCAGTCCAGCCTCAAGCGCGGGATGCTGGGACTGAAATGA